The Clostridia bacterium genomic interval GTGCCTATGTCGGCGCCGTATACCATTGTCAGCTGGCGTCTTATATGAGGATCCGCGGGGTTTTTCGCATGCTCGTCTTTCAGCGCCTTGTATATCTTTTCGCGCATACTGGCCGCGGCTGCGTTTGTAAACGTAGATACGAGCATCCTTTCGGTATCGCCGCCGTCAAGTATCTTTCTTATTATGCGCTCTACCAATACGGTCGTTTTGCCGCTTCCCGCCGCCGCCGACACAAGAATGCCTGCGGCGCGGCTTTCTATGGCGCGCCGTTGTTCGTCAGTCCAATTCCCCGCCAATGCTCTCGCCTCCCAGTATCTTATAAACCTGCTCGCGCGTGAGGCGCGCGGGCTTTCTTGTTTTGTTTCCTCTGCCCTCGTCGAAGCGGCATACGCTTTTATATTCGCAAAAGCGGCAGTAAGATGTGTCCCTCGAACGGCCGAAGGGCGCTATTTCTATGCTTCCCTCTGAAAGTTTGTCTCTCATTTCGAGCACCGCCCTTTTTACGCCCTTTTCTATAACGGCGAACTCCTCTTTCGAGGCGACGGAAGTTTTGTCCTTCGGCTCCATGTCTTTATCGTATGAAACGGGTATGTATCTTGAATCCTTCTTTTCTCGAAGCATATTGTCCATCGCCTCTATCAGCTCGCGGTCGCTTCTTATAAGGCCGTTTCTTTTAAACTCCTTTCGGCGCATTTTTAAAAGCTCGTCTTCGCTTATGCTCTTCGGGGCGCGCACCACCGGCTCGTATGCATGAAAATAGAGCGCTCCCGCCGACTCGGCGTCTCCCGTTATCTTTTTGTAATGCTCTGTGAGTGCGAACAGATAAAGAAGCATCTGCATATTAAGGCCGTATACCACGTCGGAAAGCTCGAACGTCTTTTTGCCCGTTTTGTAATCTATAACGCGAAGATAAGTTTTCCCGTCGTTTCTGTAAACGTCTATCCTGTCCACAACGCCGAAAAGGCGCACGCCGTCGTCCTTGTTCTCAGCGGGGCTTATTGTTGCACTTATCTTTCTCTCAAAGCCCTCCGGCACGAAGCTTGATACTTTCAGCTCCTCCGTAAGATTTTCTATTATGGGACTTAGGCTCCTTACAAGGTGAGAGAAAAGATACCGAAAGCGTGCCGAGCGCTCGTCTATAAGATATATCTCGGCCGTAAGATACTCCTTTACGCACTCGCCTATAAGGCTCTCGATCTCTTTTTTGCCGTATTCTCCCAGGCTCTTTTTTCCTTTCATTATTTTAATGAAAAAGCTCTCCAGGATATAATGGACGAACGTGCCCGTGTCCGTTGGGGCAAAGTCGGAACGCTCCGGCTTTTTTATGTCAAGCACATAGTTCATATAATACGCAAAGCGGCACGAATAATATTTTTCTATGCGGCTTGCCGTAAGAACGGTATCGCGGTTTATCATGGCGGCGCGGTTTGCGGGGCTGAAGATCTTCGCCTCGTTTCCCGAGAACACGTATTTTTTCACATGCTCCTCCCATTTTTGCCACCCTTCGTCTTCTCCGAGTATCTCGGCCGCCGCCGAAAGCACGGCGCCGTCCTCGCCGCTCGCACCGCCCGAAAGCGAGGAAAAAACAAGCTCCTTTGCCTTTTGTTTTGAATAAAGGCGCTCCTTTAAGGGTATGTCGCTCTCCCTTTTTTCTTTCAGCGCCGAAAGCGCGGCGTATGCCGACGAAAGAACGCGCGAGGCTTTCGTCTCTGAGCCGTCAGATGAGAGCGGATACGTTATAAGAAGCTCTTTTGAGGGCGCCGAAAGCGCGGCGTATACCAAAAACAGCTCGTAATTTGCATTTTCATAGGCGCTTTTCGATATCTCAAGCCCGATGCTTTTAAGCTCCTCGCGCTCGGCCTCGTCAAAAAGGCCGCCGCCCATGCTTATCTTCGGTATGTTATCGTCAGACGCGCCTATTATCGCGACATACGGCGCGTTGGGCGAGATCACTCTGTCGAAAGACGACAGCGTAACGCAGTCCGCCGCGGGCGGCAGCGCGCCAAGCTTATGCTCCGAGAGAGCAAGCTCAAAAAGCTTTATAAAGCCGCCCGCCGTGCATGGCGAGTCCGAAAGCGTCTCGGCCGTTTCATAAAGCGCCTCCGTTACGGCGCCGCATATCCTTTGATACTCGTCGGCGCGCCTTATATCGCCCTCCTCACTGTATTCGCGCGAAAGTCTTTCGGCCGCCTCAAAAAAGCCCGACTCCTCCATAAACGTAAACACGGCCTCTACCGCCTCGCCGCACGTTTTTGAAAGACCCAGCGCCCCGGAAAGCTTTGAAAGCGGCCCCATTACGCGCGCGCGTATGTCGTTTAAGAAAGACAGCTGTGCTTCGGCGCGCGCTCTTTCTTCTTCGTCGTCGCTTTTTTGTTTTCTTCTTCGTGAAAACGGGTCTTTTGTAAACGGGCGCGTAAGCTTTTCTCCCTTTATGTCCCACATGAGGACGTAATTTTCAAAAGCGCATATCTCCTCGTATGTATAATTGCCCATAAGAAGCTTTAAAAAGCCGAAAAGCTCGCTGTATGCATATTTTTTTGACGCCGCCGAAAGCGCGCCCGTAAGCGCGCGCGCAGGCGCCATGTCGGAAACGCTCTTTTTCTTGTCGGCATAAAGCGGTATCGAATATTTTTCAAACAAGCGGCTAAGCGTCAGCTCATAGCCGCTCATGTCTGCGCACAGCACAAGGAAATCGGAATACCTGGCGCCTAACTGCACGCGCTTTGTTATCCAGTCGCAAAGATATTCCGCCTCGGCGCGCACGTTAGGCGACGAGACGACCTCTATTGCGTCGGCTGCGCCTTCGTATGTTTCGGTTTTCTCCGAAACAAAGGCCTCGCAAAGTATTTTAAGCTCCCGCGGCCTTTTTTTCTCTGTGCCCGTCTTTATTATCTCGGGCGCGTTATCGTAGCGCTCAAAAAGCGCGCATATCTTTTTAAACGTGTTCTTCGTCATCGAAAAAAGGCCGCTTCCCCCGCGCGCCTCGTCATACGAGACAGTTACGGTGATGTCGCCGCAAAGCCGTATAAGCTCCTCGAGCACAAGATACTCATGCGGCGTAAAGCCGAAAAAGCCGTCTACGTAAAACGTGCCGGGAAGAGACGAAAGCGACGACATAAGCCGCGCAAGGCGCGTAAGGTCGTCCGACGGGTCCTTGTAGGCGCGGCCTATGTGCGCCTCGTAAGCCGAATATATGAGCGCGGCGTCTTTAAGCTTTTGTGAGGTGCGCTCGCTTTCGCACCTTTCCGACGCCGAGCGCATCCGCTCGGGCGTAATGTTATACGTTTTAAGGTCGTTTACGGCGGCGGTCATGGCGCGAGCGAACTCGCTTTTGTGCGCGGCGCCGCGAAACACGGTAAGCGCCTCCGACACGCCCGAAACGGCAAGGCTCATTATAAGCTGCTTCGACGCGGCGCTTGCATAAACTCCGCCCGCCGCCGCATATCTTGAAAACATAAGGCGCGCAAAGCGGACGAAGCTCAGTATCTCAACGTGCGCCGCCGCCCCGTTTCCCAAGGCGCAAAGCGCCGCGCGCTCGTACATCATAGTGGACTGCTCCGGCACGAGTATTATAATATCGCTCTCTTCGCGCCGTATCCTATCCCGTATCTCATCAAAGATATATGTCGTCTTCCCGCTTTGGAGCGGGCCTGTGATAAGTTTAGACAATGACGGTCACCTCGAATATATTTTACCATAAAAGAAGGACATATTCAGGATATATGAAAAAAAAGAGAGACAACGTCAAAATATATTAAATTTTTGTTAAATCTGACTTGATTTTAACAAGGATTTATTATATAGTATTAGTGTATATTATTTATACAAGATGAATCCGGTTCGTTCATTTTTATGCAAATTGCGAAGGGAGGGCGAATGATGCAGAATGTTATTGGCGAGATCATCGGAGCTGAAGCCGAGGCGCAGAAAATAACGAGCGACGCAATAAAAAAACGCGAAAGCATAAATGAGGACGTAAAGGCACAGGCCGACGCCCTGCGTAAAGAACGCATGGCCGAGGCGAAGCGTCAGATAGAAGAAAAGCTTTCAGCGCAGACTGCCGAGCTTGATAAAAAAGTAAGCGAAGCCGAAAGCGAATATAAGAAAAAAGCTTCGGAGATAGACGCCGCGTACAACAAGAACAAAGACTCTTGGATCGACCTTGCATTTAAAAAAGTGATAGGCAAGTAAATTGATGGCAGGTGACAAAACTCAATGTTTGAAATCGTTAAATACGGCGGACTCTTGGGTAAAGCCGCGGGAGTTTATGCAAAGCGCATAACAAGCGAGCAGTTTGCCGAGATGAAGCAGAAAACATCAGCCGAAGAGATCGTTGCGCAGCTCAAATCCCACAAGGGATACAGCGACGTTCTTTCGGAGTTCTCGGAACGGGGCTTCGACCGCGAGGCGCTTGAACGAAAGCTTTCCATGACGATCGAGCAGGATTTCGGGATGCTGTACCGCTATACGACGCAGAGCGACGCGGACCTTCTTAAATATTTCGTCATACAGAACGACGTTGAGCAGATACTGAAATATGTGCGCCTTCTTCAGGCTAAAAAAACGGAAACATATTCATATGAGCCGACGAGCTTTATAACTCATCTGTCGCGTCTGGAGTTTTCGAAGTTCAAAACGAGCCAGACGCTCGACGAATTTATCGAATCATTGTCGCAGACTCCGTATTACAGTATCATGCTTCCGTATAAGACAAAGGAAGGCTTTGATTATACGCATCTTGAGGGAGCGCTGATGACATTCCTTTTCAAAAAGTTCTTAAAGCTCATAGAAGGCCACAAGGACCCCGGCGTAAGAAAAGAGCTTTCCAAGTTCGTAAAGACCTTTATAGATATGAAGAACTTTACGAATGTGCTCAGATGCCTCTACGTCGGACAGGACAGACAGTCCATTTACGGATATCTTCTCCCCTTCTCGTCCGACACGGCGGCAAAGCAGCTTGTGAATTCCATGATAAACGCCCATTCCTACGACGAGGGACTTGCGCTTCTTATGGATTCGCCGTACAAGAAGTATTTTGATACGGGCGCAGACGAAGGCTCGAAATTTATCGAAAGCTACTATCTTGAATACGAGTACAAATTCGCAAAGAAGACTATAACGAGCCTTACGCCCAGCGTGGCGCTCGTAGTCGCGTACCTCGTATATAAAGACCTCGAGGTTAAGAATATAATCCATCTTATCGAGGCGAAAAGTTATGATCTGACCACTGAAGAAATGGAGCGTTTCTTCATCGGCGCAAAGAAAGCGGGGTGATATTTTATGTCTGTTGAAAAAATGCAGCTCGTACACGTTTTAGGCAGCATGGACATGTTCCCGCGCGCAGCCGACATCTTGTGCGACACGCGCAATTTTCATCCCGAGAACACGAAGGAGTTTTTGGGGAAGTTTGAAAACATCGTGCCGTTCGAGTCGAGAAATCCTTACGATCACACGCTTTCGCTTGCTTTGGAGTCGCTTTCTTTAGCCTCTCTAAAGCCGCAGAAGAAAGACTTCTCGGCCGTTTCGAAAAGCGACCGCGAGATCGAGCTTTACTTTGAAGACGTGCGCGACTATTATCTCGAGCTGGGAAAGAAAAAGGACGACTACGCTTCCGCCATTTCAAAAAGCGAGTACGCCATAGGCTTTTTAGAGCCGTTAGGCTCTCTCGACGTTCCCGTTTCAAAGCTTGTAAGCTTTGAATACATAGCCGTAAGATTCGGCAAGATGCCCGTTTCGAGCAACGAAAAATACAAGCTCTTCATAATGGAGAACGAAGACGTGTTCTTCTTCCCCTTTAAGGAGGACAAGGAAAGCGTTTACGGCATGTACATAGCGCCTACGGCGTCTATAGAAAAGGCGGACGCGGTGTTCGACTCATTGGGATTTGAGCGGCTGCCCTCGGGAGAGGAATATGACGCCGCCCCGAAAGAGACTATAGAGATGCTCGGCCGCGACATCGAAAAGATGAAAGAAAGCATCACAGCCCTTGAAAACGAGGGGCGCGAATATGCCGAAAAGAACGGCGAAACGATGCTTACGCTCTATGCAAAGACGCGCCACGATTTCGAGGTATATAAGCTTATGTGCCATGCGGCGCACTCCGAAAGCACGTTCTACCTTGTGGGCTGGGTGCCGAAAAGAAACGCCGACGCTCTCAAAGCCTCGTTTGAAAGCGAGGAGGCGCTTATGTGCAACTTCGTTACGGACAGAGACGAGGAGATAGAGTGCCCCGATATAATGCCGCCCACGAAGCTTAGAAACTTCGCGCTGTTTAGGCCGTTCGAGGCGTTCCTTAAAATGTACGCGCTTCCGTCTTACAACGAGATGGACCCCACTCCCCTTCTTGCGATAGCATATTCCATACTCTTCGGCGTGATGTTCGGAGACGTGGGACAGGGAGCGGTGCTCTTTATAGCCGGTCTTATCTTCGGCTTTGTAAAGAAAAGAACTCTCGGAAAGATAATAGCGTGCGTAGGCGTGTTCTCGATAATATTCGGCTTCGTATACGGAAGCTTCTTCGGATACGAGGACATAATACACGGCCCGTTCCACGCGATGGAGCATATAAGCTTCACGCTTACGGGATCGGTAATTCTCGGCATGGTGATGGTAGTGTTTATGATAATCTTAAATATCATAAACGGTTTCCGTCAGAAGAACTTTGAAAAAGTTGTATTTTCGTCGAACGGCTTTGCCGGACTTGCGCTCTACGTGGGCATAATCGCGGTAATACT includes:
- a CDS encoding PD-(D/E)XK nuclease family protein; amino-acid sequence: MSKLITGPLQSGKTTYIFDEIRDRIRREESDIIILVPEQSTMMYERAALCALGNGAAAHVEILSFVRFARLMFSRYAAAGGVYASAASKQLIMSLAVSGVSEALTVFRGAAHKSEFARAMTAAVNDLKTYNITPERMRSASERCESERTSQKLKDAALIYSAYEAHIGRAYKDPSDDLTRLARLMSSLSSLPGTFYVDGFFGFTPHEYLVLEELIRLCGDITVTVSYDEARGGSGLFSMTKNTFKKICALFERYDNAPEIIKTGTEKKRPRELKILCEAFVSEKTETYEGAADAIEVVSSPNVRAEAEYLCDWITKRVQLGARYSDFLVLCADMSGYELTLSRLFEKYSIPLYADKKKSVSDMAPARALTGALSAASKKYAYSELFGFLKLLMGNYTYEEICAFENYVLMWDIKGEKLTRPFTKDPFSRRRKQKSDDEEERARAEAQLSFLNDIRARVMGPLSKLSGALGLSKTCGEAVEAVFTFMEESGFFEAAERLSREYSEEGDIRRADEYQRICGAVTEALYETAETLSDSPCTAGGFIKLFELALSEHKLGALPPAADCVTLSSFDRVISPNAPYVAIIGASDDNIPKISMGGGLFDEAEREELKSIGLEISKSAYENANYELFLVYAALSAPSKELLITYPLSSDGSETKASRVLSSAYAALSALKEKRESDIPLKERLYSKQKAKELVFSSLSGGASGEDGAVLSAAAEILGEDEGWQKWEEHVKKYVFSGNEAKIFSPANRAAMINRDTVLTASRIEKYYSCRFAYYMNYVLDIKKPERSDFAPTDTGTFVHYILESFFIKIMKGKKSLGEYGKKEIESLIGECVKEYLTAEIYLIDERSARFRYLFSHLVRSLSPIIENLTEELKVSSFVPEGFERKISATISPAENKDDGVRLFGVVDRIDVYRNDGKTYLRVIDYKTGKKTFELSDVVYGLNMQMLLYLFALTEHYKKITGDAESAGALYFHAYEPVVRAPKSISEDELLKMRRKEFKRNGLIRSDRELIEAMDNMLREKKDSRYIPVSYDKDMEPKDKTSVASKEEFAVIEKGVKRAVLEMRDKLSEGSIEIAPFGRSRDTSYCRFCEYKSVCRFDEGRGNKTRKPARLTREQVYKILGGESIGGELD
- a CDS encoding V-type ATPase subunit, producing the protein MFEIVKYGGLLGKAAGVYAKRITSEQFAEMKQKTSAEEIVAQLKSHKGYSDVLSEFSERGFDREALERKLSMTIEQDFGMLYRYTTQSDADLLKYFVIQNDVEQILKYVRLLQAKKTETYSYEPTSFITHLSRLEFSKFKTSQTLDEFIESLSQTPYYSIMLPYKTKEGFDYTHLEGALMTFLFKKFLKLIEGHKDPGVRKELSKFVKTFIDMKNFTNVLRCLYVGQDRQSIYGYLLPFSSDTAAKQLVNSMINAHSYDEGLALLMDSPYKKYFDTGADEGSKFIESYYLEYEYKFAKKTITSLTPSVALVVAYLVYKDLEVKNIIHLIEAKSYDLTTEEMERFFIGAKKAG